The genomic window tatccaatttgttggcatatagtttttcatagtattctcttatattcttttgtatttctgagctgtcttctctcatttctcctctttcatttctgattttatttatttgagccttcactcttttttccttggtgagtctagctaaagatttgtcaatttgtttatcttttcaaagaaccagcttttggtttcattgactttttctattgtattcttagtctctatttcatttatttcctctctgatttttattatttccttccttttactgatTTTAGGCTttatttgttcctctttctccagttcctttaggtgcattattggattgtttaattgagatttttcttgtttgttgaggtaggcttgtattgctataaacttccctctaagaaccgtttttgctgtatcccataaattttggcatgttttattttccttttcaattgtctccaggtatttttttatttctcctttgatttctccattgacccaattgttgttcagtagcattttgtttaatctccacatatttgtggcttttctgattttcttcctgtggcTGATTTCTTGTTTCATGCCATTGTGCTCAGAAAGGTGCTTGGTATTGTTTCAATCTTCctaatttactgagacttgttttgtgcctAATATGTGAtgtatcctgaagaatgttccatatgcatttgaaaagaatgtgtattctgcactttttggatgggatgttctgtattaatctattaagtccatctggactaatgtgtcatttaaggctaatatttccttattgatcttctgtttcaATGATCTATCCGTTGGTGTAAGTCGactgttaaagtcccctactattattgtattactaattctccttttaggtcttttaataattcctttttatatttaggtgctcctatgttgggttcatagatatttacaagtgttgtatcctcttgttggattgttccctttatcattatgtagtagtCTTCCTTGTCTCatgttagagtttttgttttaaagtctattttgtctgatataagtattgctacctcagctttcttctcattgccatttgcatggagtatctttttccatcccttcactttcagtttgtgagtgtctttaggtctgaagtgtgtcttttgtatgcagcatatatatgggtctcaTTTCTTTATCCAATCGATCACCATATGCCTTTCGATTGGAGGATTTAGTTCATTGACATTTCAAGtcgctattgataaatatgtacttattgccatctTGTTACTCTTTTTCTGGGTCTTTtattagttcttctctgtttccttcttctcttgctctcttcccttgtggtttgatggctttctttagtattatgtttgggtttctttctcttaattttttgtgtacttattataggtttcttttttatcttttccagttctttgttgaagttctcactgagttcatccattcttctcccacaatgagtgagcatcctcatgactgtttgtttgaactctttctcaggtagattgtttatctctgttttgtttagttcttttcctggggttttgtcctattcccttacttggaacatattcctttgcctcctcattttgcctcattCTCTTTGCTTATATATGTGCATTAgctaggtcagctacatctctgGGCCTTGGAGAGATGGCCTTATGTAATcaatgccttatgaggcccagccctgtgcttcccactcgtcaccagttccaaatgttccaggagtatcCTCTCtatgggctacttgtgtccttctgttgtggcagggtggcTCTTGCTGCTGGTGCCcaaggaggctaggctgtccccctggccagctggttgtagtgttcagctgcatgtggctggtatggtcccttcagtcactttatcagagACGGGGAGCCCCAGAACAGTCAGTTGCAACAGCTAATAGCATATTCCTGTGGCAATTTTCCTGTTAAGTGATCAGGCCCCCAGGATGGCTGAtttctaggctcaggggcttacagttggtGTAGGCCTCCAGTCTGCAAGGCTCTTATCAGCTGTCTCAGGACTGCAGCTGAGTGTTTGCCCACCTATGTTTCTCTTCAACATTTATTGTGATCTACATCctgtatgccaggctctgtgtccCAGATTCAGCAATATGGCACTGGGGGAACTTTCAACCATAACCTCTCCTTTGAGGAGCGTGGCCTGCCAGACCCTCTGCAGGTGCATCACATCAACTCTGCAAAGTAAATTTCGCAAATCAAGAATGTGGGTctcagggttgggggtgggggaatgacAGGCACCAATCACTCAGCAAGAAATGGGTGCACCAGCCTGCAACCTAGGTCTCCTGACTCCAAACTCCCCATGTTTTCCATGACATTGTGCCATGTCCTTTGTCCATTGCCAGTTATTTCCCAGGGCCTCATGAAGCACAACGCAGAAGGCCGAATCCGGAATATCTGTCTCCTAGACAGTCTGAATGTCTCAGGCCAGATGGCCCCAGGGATGGTGGGCTGGCTAATTAGCAGCATGAAGCTTCAGCAGCGTCAAGAAGGCAGGTGAGACCCTgaaccccagccctggcccaggaACTCTTTGTAAAGCTCTGGGTCAGAACTCAGAGCTGAGGGGATGGAGGTACAAGGCCtgtgaagagggaaggaaaaggaagattagAAGGAGGAGATGTAAGGCCCAATACAAGACGAGTAAGTACCCCAATACAAGGGGTCATTTGGGGAGGCAGCTTATCAGGGTAATTAAAGGTGAAGGCTTGGAAATAAAAGTTTCTgcatttaaatcctggctctgccaccagcctTAGAGAAGTTGCTGGACCACTCTGGCCTCATCTATAACAACGGTACACAGAGAACATAGCCTGGATAAACATCTGGGGTGCCAAAGGACCTCAGGACTAGAGTCAGACATTTGAACCCCACTTTCTTGCTTGACAGCTGTGGGACTCTGGGCAAGGCATTTGAGCAACCTGAGCTTGGGCCTCTGAtcctcatcagtgaaatgggCATGAGAACTGTTCCCGCCCACAGGAGGGGTTGGGAGCTTTCTCTGCTGCACAAGGCCACTGGTTACTCCATTAACTATGCAGAACTGGGCCTGTCCTGCTCACCTCCCCTGTCCCTCAGCTTCCCACTCTCCAAGCTGCTCAATTGCATCTGCAGCCTCGAGCTCCCATCTCTCTGATTCAAATCCCTCACTCTCTCCATTTCATGAGCACCAGTGCTCACCAAGAGGGTTCTCCTTGACGTGTGCAGTTGCAATCACctctcttcattcattcctttaacaGTTGtcataattatttgttgagtgcctactgcatACCAGGACCTGGGCTGGGTGTGAGGAATATAGCTATAGACCAGACACAGGGTCACTGCGTTTTTGGATCTCGCATCCTCATTAGGGAGATAGGCCCTGGAAGTAAACAACTAATTTCAGATGGAGGGATGTATCCAAGAGAAAGTTAGCAAGGTAAGGGGTGAGAGAGTGAGGGGCTGATCAGGAGGCCTTTCTAAAGAAGTAACCCTTAAGTAGAAACTTGAATGAAGGGAAGGAAGTGAGAGACTtgaaggaaatggggagtggggaatgcaaaggccctgaggcagggaagagactggtgtgtttgaggaagagaaaaagtccTATGTGGCTGGGTGAGAAGGGGGAGGATGGTAGGAGATGGGGTCGCAGAGGCAGATGGGCTAGACCTGCAAGTCTTAAGAGCTATGGTGTGGCGTTTGGGTTTTATTCCAAGGGCAGTGAGAAACCAGTGGAGAATGTTGAGTGACGGAGTGTTAGGGCCCCTGTGGCTGCCACATGGAGAAAAGTTTGCAGAGAGACCAAGTTCATGACAAGGAGCCAGAAACTAGAGCATCTCCAGGCAAGAAGTGATGGTGACCTGGACCAGGTGAAAGTGACAGAGGTGGTGGGAAGAGGCCAAGTTCAGGATATATTTTGCAGGCAGAGACAACTTGATTCTCTGGCAGGTTGCATGTGGAAGTCAGGGCTGGAGAGAAGTCACAGACAGCTCCTGGGGTGTGGCTCTGGGCACCTGGTTGATGGTGGGGCCGTCTTGTGAGAGGGGAGGCTTGGTCTGAGAACAAGCCCAGGGTCTGGGTCTGCAGTTGGCTGTGGGTTGCACAGATCAGCTGTATCTATCAGGAGACCCTGGGACAGCGTGCAGCCCGGGGCTCCTGCCCTCAGAGCATCTGTAAAAGGATCTGACTCCAAATCCCCCTGCCAGGCCCTTTCTACAGACGGGCCAGGCTTGTTTCTCAGTCCAAGACCTTCACGTCTGTGGTCCCTCCCTCTTGTGGggcctctgctctctccttgTGCAGCGCCAACATCACGAACATTCAGCTGGACTGTGGCGAGATCTGGATGTCTTTCCAGAAGGAGTGGTTCTCTGCAAACTTCTCCCTTGAATTCGACACTGACATGAGACTGTGAGTCACACAGAAGTGGGGTCTGAGGGGTGCTGCTCCTCCTGATGGGAACCTGGCACTGCGGGGGAGGGGAATTTGGCAACCTGGGGACCCAGATCTATCTGACACCAACCTGGTTTCAAATCTTGGATTCTtaactcactggctgtgtgatcttggacaagtcactgcATGTCTCTGTTCCTTGGTTTCTTCAGCTGACATGTGGATGACCATCAGTGGTCAGTGGGGGCAggtcatttgttcatttaaacCTATGTGAGATCACTAATGGacttaaaaaaagggaaattctaATTATCTTAtcatcctttcctcctcctgttcAAACCATCCTATAACATCCATTGCTCCCAAGGAAAGGGCTGCAGCTAAGCGgtgaggattttaaaaataagattaactCTCAGCTTCTGAATTTCCAAAGGCCCCTAATCTGGTCTATTTAAAGGACTTTCAGAAGCCGCTCTGGCTCATAGCAGTTTTCTCATAATCACCGACTGCAGGATTCAACATGCAGGCCGGGAGGAGCCCAGGGGGCCGGTTTGTCCGTTTGTCTAAAGAGCCACTCTTCTCCTCAGCTGCTTCCACCCCTGCTCTTCCTCCGTCTCCtgccctttcctttcctcctcctctctcttgtcCCCAGGCCCTTCAATAACAAGATCATAAAGGCGCATGTGCACACAAACCTCGTTGTGGAGTTCTGGCTGGAGAAAGACGAGTTTGGCCGGAGGGATCTGGGGATAGGCGATTGCGGCGTGGAGCCCAGCAGCGTCCACATGACAGTCCTGACTCAGTAAGGTcccagctgcccctccccagggTGACCATTCCTAGCTGCGGCCACACAGCTCCACCACCTCCCGGATGAGCTCCAAACGGATCTCACCCTTTCCCCAGGAtctgctcctcctcccacgtCCCCACCTCAGTGTCGGCCCTGCCACCTCCCAGAAGCCAGActctccctcctcactccccacaGCCCCTCTTCACCCGCTCCCATCAATGACCTCCTGGCCGCCCCCACTTGctccctttctctccatccccacagccACTGCCCCCAGCTCATAGTCCACGACCTGGACAGTTGTGAGagcctccccctccttcccccgaCTCAGACCTCGCCTCCTTCAGTGCATTCTCTCCTGCAGCAGCAGTAACTTTCTAGCACAGAAAACTGGTCATGTCTGTGGCCTCTGCTCCAAACCCTCCAGTGGTTCTCCAGAGCCCTCTGGATGAACAGCAAACTGATGGATGTCACTCAAGGCCCTACCGTGCTCTCCCCTGCCCTACTCTGCAGCTCTCTGCCCTATAGTCTCTTGGAAGGACCCATCCCTCCTTCAACACGCCATGCATTTGCACACAACCTTGCCTTTGCACGTGCTGATCCTTTGCCTGGAATACCCTTCCCTTCTTCTCTAAAGCTCCTCCTCatccctcattcattcaacaaatatttactgagagcctactgtgtgccaggcacagcgtGCTTGATGCCAgagatacagtggtgaacaagacagaaaaaacagGTAAATGAAGATCCACACCGTGGCTGACCAAGTCTGCCAACCTCAGCACACTGAGTCCCTCGAGGGCAAGATTTGCATCAGGTTTCTCTCTGGAATT from Equus asinus isolate D_3611 breed Donkey chromosome 15, EquAss-T2T_v2, whole genome shotgun sequence includes these protein-coding regions:
- the BPIFA3 gene encoding BPI fold-containing family A member 3, producing MHPLWRLLVLLSLLALPSALHEQPWPGLAKAHMDSKSALARFISQGLMKHNAEGRIRNICLLDSLNVSGQMAPGMVGWLISSMKLQQRQEGSANITNIQLDCGEIWMSFQKEWFSANFSLEFDTDMRLPFNNKIIKAHVHTNLVVEFWLEKDEFGRRDLGIGDCGVEPSSVHMTVLTQDCPPKMKHFLRNLRHNLKKVIPHQVESQVCPLTGEVLRQLDVKLLKSLMEQAAAQELNQL